The Kluyveromyces lactis strain NRRL Y-1140 chromosome D complete sequence genome has a window encoding:
- a CDS encoding pepsin-like aspartic protease (weakly similar to uniprot|Q12303 Saccharomyces cerevisiae YLR121C YPS3 Aspartic protease), whose protein sequence is MFFKNGIRSGVFRLIILITYIFNLTFVQAFYPCSGERYLSAGSAFKVESKNSKYAAQFVNINDALSKQALQGQATAKSSTKNVEVPVKPGMSILSTDSNTQAYFVNVTIGDEIYPLVVDSGSAYLWVYGSSCTSKSCTSNKLFSTDNVKRAADESTFSLIYSSGTASGDVYEDRIIVNKLATTQNFTFGVANEVPDIFENYPVSGIFGLPSNNSDNIESIISVLSESNAISMEKFSLIIGALNSKDNTTSEDSALQAPLTENKGLFIIGDLVEDLYTGDIHYASLITNENHYWQLKIDSVYVNSQAVNFSTSEAVTGSQSSYIRSGIVDSGTTLLILPTQDALDLHTFFVNSVSDGTNFAIPCNSTEILSLEINGVKWPISSEEYLGEAYPQDSYYYGYCVSNIQGLELDESWILGAVFLKDKYAVFDVQNQQFGLANKNENAILVPYVNSATNSSDTISGDRSSTTISASNLPATSTAASSSTSKSGSTSFGLGSTIKPQSFMSWVATLILLAF, encoded by the coding sequence ATGTTCTTTAAAAATGGCATACGATCAGGCGTATTCAGACTTATCATTCTGATCACTtacatcttcaatttgaCCTTTGTTCAGGCCTTTTATCCATGCTCTGGTGAAAGGTACTTGAGTGCTGGTTCCGCTTTCAAAGTCGAGTCAAAAAACAGTAAATATGCAGCACAATTCGTCAATATCAATGATGCATTAAGTAAACAAGCTTTGCAGGGACAAGCTACAGCAAAAAGCTCGACTAAAAATGTCGAAGTTCCGGTGAAGCCAGGGATGTCTATCTTATCCACAGATTCTAATACGCAAGCGTATTTCGTGAACGTTACAATTGGAGATGAAATATACCCATTAGTTGTAGATTCGGGATCTGCTTACCTTTGGGTTTATGGGAGCTCATGCACATCAAAGTCGTGCACCTCAAACAAATTGTTTTCTACAGATAACGTCAAGAGAGCAGCCGATGAATCTACTTTTTCGTTGATCTACAGCTCTGGAACTGCCTCTGGTGACGTCTATGAGGATAGAATTATTGTGAATAAGTTGGCAACCACTCAGAATTTTACCTTTGGTGTTGCAAATGAGGTGCCCGATATTTTTGAGAATTATCCAGTTAGTGGTATCTTTGGGTTGCCATCCAATAACTCGGACAACATAGAGAGTATCATATCAGTTTTAAGCGAATCCAACGCCATATCCATGGAGAAATTCTCACTGATTATTGGCGCTCTTAATTCAAAAGATAACACTACATCAGAGGATTCTGCCTTACAAGCTCCTTTGACGGAAAATAAAGGGCTGTTTATTATTGGCGATTTAGTAGAGGATTTGTACACTGGTGATATTCATTACGCTTCATTGATAACAAATGAAAACCATTATTGGCAGTTGAAAATTGATAGTGTTTACGTCAATTCACAAGCTGTGAATTTCTCGACTTCGGAGGCCGTGACTGGATCACAATCTTCATACATAAGATCGGGTATTGTTGATAGTGGTACTACACTGCTAATTTTACCCACTCAAGATGCATTGGATTTGCATACATTTTTCGTTAATTCTGTTTCCGATGGTACAAATTTTGCTATCCCATGTAATTCAACCGAGATActttctttggaaatcaaTGGTGTAAAATGGCCTATCTCATCCGAAGAATATCTTGGGGAGGCATACCCTCAAGATTCATACTATTATGGGTATTGTGTTTCCAACATTCAGGGTCTGGAATTGGACGAATCTTGGATCTTAGGCGCtgtatttttgaaagataagTATGCCGTATTTGATGTGCAAAACCAACAATTTGGCTTAGCTAACAAGAATGAGAACGCAATACTAGTACCATATGTTAACTCTGCTACCAATAGCTCCGATACTATTAGCGGTGATAGAAGCAGCACTACGATCAGTGCCAGTAATTTACCAGCAACATCGACTGCAGCTTCTTCAAGCACCTCAAAGTCTGGCTCTACGTCTTTTGGTTTGGGATCTACTATAAAACCTCAATCTTTCATGTCATGGGTTGCTACTTTGATTTTATTAGCCTTTTGA